A single region of the Vanessa tameamea isolate UH-Manoa-2023 chromosome 18, ilVanTame1 primary haplotype, whole genome shotgun sequence genome encodes:
- the LOC113397803 gene encoding uncharacterized protein LOC113397803 gives MGQHVSAVVSSLGRFFEYPVKRKPICFYRQEDFTATGEPQRKVSDVHKVVMTDYDRLVDQFYKRLAEQRQFNQEMKEQDRRWSMQKVVRRFPGWNEVTIANLHSLFLLFDNQSNGMLGFDDFSAVLESLGDETSMETRKEKFKEADSDNDGWITYDDFLSLVYNFSPQQNGDLTGLARLCNEVADNIQFVSNLTVGEQLEYGLF, from the exons ATGGGTCAACATGTAAGTGCTGTTGTATCAAGTTTGGGTAGATTTTTTGAATATCCTGTAAAGAGAAAGCCGATTTGCTTTTATAGGCAAGAAGATTTTACGGCGACag GAGAACCACAGAGGAAAGTATCAGATGTGCATAAAGTTGTTATGACGGACTACGATAGGTTAGTGGATCAGTTTTACAAGAGATTGGCTGAGCAGCGACAGTTTAATCAA GAAATGAAAGAACAGGACCGGCGTTGGAGTATGCAGAAGGTAGTTCGGCGGTTCCCAGGCTGGAATGAGGTCACCATCGCGAATCTTCACAGCCTATTTCTTCTGTTTGACAATCAATCAAATGGAATGCTCGGATTTGACGATTT TTCTGCAGTATTAGAAAGCTTAGGGGATGAAACGTCAATGGAAACTCGAAAAGAAAAGTTTAAAGAGGCCGACTCGGACAATGATGGTTGGATTACTTATGACGATTTTTTGTcg TTGGTGTACAACTTTAGTCCACAACAAAACGGCGATTTGACAGGATTAGCTCGTCTGTGTAACGAAGTTGCCGACAACATTCAATTCGTGAGCAACTTGACGGTTGGTGAACAACTCGAATacggattattttaa